In Streptococcus parapneumoniae, the genomic stretch GAAATAGGATAAAAATGGATAGAGATGTTACATAAGAAATTGTAAGAGGTCTGTTCCCTCTTGATAAAATGACTCTCATTTGACTTTTTGCACCAAAAATAGCATCATATTCGGTGCAAAGGAGGCGTGATAGATGAACTATAAGCAGGAAATAGTAAACAGGATAGAAAATTTTGAATCGAATCAAGTTTTTATAGCAAATGATTTCTTTGATATTGCAGGATATGAAACTGTTCGTAGTACATTAAATCGTCTTGTAAAAGACAAAAAGGTTACTCGCATTTTGAAAGGTATTTATTATAAACCAAAATATATAGAACTGATTGGAGAGTATGCAATGGCGTCTGTGGATGAAGTTGCTGATGCTATTGCTAGAAAATATAATTGGACCATTGCTCCATCGGGAAACACAGCCCTTAATTTACTTGGTTTATCTACGCAGGTACCAGCAAAATGGACCTATATATCAGATGGAAGGTATGCCAGTTTTAATGTTGGTAAGGCAAGGATAGAATTTAAGCATAGAAATAATGGAGATATTTCAAATATGTCAACCTTAACTGCAATGGTGATACAATCTGTCAAGGCAATGGGGAAAGAGAACATTACTTCTCAGCAGATTGACTACTTACGGAAAAAATTATCTGAAGAAGAAAAGTCAACATTACTAGCTGAAGGTAAAACTACAAGTGTCTGGGTATATAGTATTATCAAGAAAATATCAGAGGTGTAGGGATGTTTGAGGATAAATAGATTGAGAAAAATAAATCAATTTCTCAGAATGTTTTTAGAAGTCACGGTGTCTATTCTAGCTTCAATCCACTAGAAATTCCATAGATAGAAAACTACATAATCTCTACAGATAGGGCTGATCGAGTTGATGTGAGATGATTTGGCTTTCTAGGGGAATTGTGGATTGCCAAACTGTATCATTGAAATTATTGCTCAAATTTGTTATGATATAAATATGAATAAAAGTAGACTGGGACGTGGCAGACACGGGAAAAAGAGACATGTATTATTGGCTTTGATTGGTATTTTAGCAATTTCTATTTGCTTATTAGGCGGATTTATTGCTTTTAAAATGTACCAGCAAAAAAGTTTTGAGCAAAAAATTGAATCGCTCAAAAAAGAGAAAGACGATCAATTGAGTGAGGGAAATCAGAAGGAGCATTTTCGTAAGGGTCAAGCCGAAGTGATTGCCTATTATCCTCTCCAAGGGGAACAAGTGATTTCGTCTGCTAAGGAGCTGATAAATAAAGACATTAAGGACAAGCTAGAAAGTAAGGACACTCTTGTTTTCTACTATACAGAGCAAGAAGAGTCAGGTTTAAAGGGAGTCGTCAATCGTAATGTAACCAAACAAATCTATGATTTAGTTGATTTTAAGGTTGAAGAGACTGAAAAGACCAGTCTAGGAAAGGTTCACTTAACAGAAGATGGGCAACCTTTTACACTTGACCAACTGTTTTCAGATGCTAGTAAAGCTAAGGAACAGCTGATAAAAGAAATCACCTCCTTTATAGAGGATAAAAAAATAGAGCAAAACCAGAGTGACCAGATTGTAAAAAGCTTCTCTGACCAAGACTTATCTGCATGGAATTTTGATTACAAGGATAGTCAGATTATCCTTTATCCAAGTCCTGCGGTTGAAAATTTAGAAGAGATAGCCTTGCCAGTATCTGCTTTCTTTGATGTTATCCAATCTTCGTACTTACTCGAAAAAGACGCAGCCTTGTACCAGTCTTACTTTGATAAGAAACATCAAAAAGTTGTCGCTCTAACCTTTGATGATGGTCCAAATCCAGCAACGACTCCGCAGGCATTAGAGACTCTAGCTAAATATGGTGTTAAAGCCACTTTCTTTGTGCTTGGGAAAAATGTTTCTGGGAATGAGGACTTGGTGAAGAGGATAAAATCTGAAGGTCATGTTGTTGGAAACCATAGTTGGAGCCATCCGATTCTCTCGCAACTCTCTCTTGATGAAGCTAAAAAACAGATTACTGATACTGAGGATGTGCTAACTAAAGTGCTGGGTTCTAGTTCAAAACTCATGCGCCCGCCTTATGGAGCCATTACAGACGACATTCGCAATAGCCTCGATTTGAGCTTTATCATGTGGGATGTGGATAGTCTGGACTGGAAGAGTAAAAATGAAGCAGCTATTTTGACAGAAATTCAGCATCAAGTAGCTAACGGCTCTATCGTTTTGATGCATGATATTCACAGTCCGACAGTCAATGCCTTGCCAAGGGTCATTGAGTATTTGAAAAATCAAGGTTATACCTTTGTGACCATACCAGAGATGCTCAATACTCGCCTAAAACCTCATGAACTGTATTATAGTCGTGATGAATAAGCAAGAAAAAATAGGTCTGTCAGATATGTGATAGACTTATTTTTTACAAAAGATAGTACTAATTAGCAAAAAAATTATGCTATAAATGATAAAGAAAATAGAAGGAGAAGCATATGAATACCTATCAATTAAATAATGGAGTAGAAATTCCAGTTCTGGGATTTGGAACTTTTAAGGCTAAGGATGGAGAAGAAGCCTATCGTGCAGTGTTAGAAGCCTTGAAGGCTGGTTATCGTCATATTGATACGGCGGCGATTTATCAGAATGAAGAAAGTGTTGGTCAAGCAATCAAAGATAGCGGAGTTCCACGAGAGGAATTGTTCGTAACTACCAAGCTGTGGAATAGCCAACAAACCTATGAGCAAGCTTGTCAGGCTTTTGAAGAGTCTTTAGAGAAGCTAGGACTGGACTATTTAGATTTGTATTTGATTCATTGGCCGAACCCAAAACCGCTTAGAGAAAATGACCAATGGAAAATCCGAAATGCTGAGGTCTGGAGAGCGATGGAAGACCTCCATCAAGAAGGGAAAATCCGTGCTATCGGCGTTAGCAATTTTCTTCCCCATCATTTGGATGCCTTGCTTGAAACAGCAAAAATTCTTCCGGCGGTCAATCAGGTTCGCTTGGCACCAGGTGTGTATCAAGAGGAAGTCGTAGCTTACTGTCGAGAAAAAGGAATTTTGTTGGAAGCTTGGGGACCTTTTGGTCAGGGAGAACTGTTTGATAGCAAGCAAGTCCAAGAAATCGCAGCAAATCATGGAAAGTCTGTTGCTCAGATAGCCTTGGCCTGGAGCTTGGCAGAAGGATTTTTACCACTTCCGAAATCTGTTACAGCATCTCGTATTCAGGCTAATCTTGATTATTTCGGAATTGAATTGAGTCAAGAGGAACGAGAAACTTTAAAAACGATAGCGGTTCAGTCGGGTGCTCCACGAGTTGATGATATGGATTTCTAGAAAATCATAAAAAGAATTGTACATTATTCTAATTTTTGATATAATAGTCAGCAGGAAAGAAAGTCTTATGGCGTTCTTCAAGCGAGCTTGGGATAGTGGGAGCCAAGTAGGGCAAAATAAAGAACTGGCGCTTTCTGTAGTATTTTCAAAAACAATGAAGTAATAAATTAGGGTGGAACCGCGTTTCTGACGCCCCTAGGTTAAGTCAACCTAGGATTGTCGGACGCGGTTCTTTTGCTTATTCAGTCTATTGTGTGAAAGAAAGGAGAGACGTGGAAAACCTTTATCTTGTAAAGGACGATAGTCAACTAGCTGCATTTCGTGATTTTGTAGTAAGAAATACTGAAAAGTTGAAAGATTATCAATCTTTTTTAAAGAATGAACTTGCAGTCTGTGATTTACCGCAAGCTGTTATTTGGTCAAGTTTTAATGCTGCTACACAGATTATTAGGGAAAGCGCTGTTCCAGCCTATACAAATAATAGACGAATGGTTATGACGCCTGATTTAGCTGTTTGGAAAGAGTTGTATTTGTATCAGTTGCTGAACTACGAGTGTTCTCAGCAAACTCAAGCAATAGAAAGTCACTATCATTCTTTATCTGAAAATTTCCTCTTACAGATTGTAGGACATGAGTTAGCTCATTGGTCGGAGCATTTTTTAGATGATTTTGATGGTTATGACTCTTATATCTGGTTCGAAGAGGGGATGGTTGAATATATAAGTCGCAAGTATTTCTTGACAGAAGAGGAATTTCAAGCGGAAAAAATTTGTAATCAATCTCTCGTAGAACTTTTTCAGAAGAAGTATGGTTGGCATTCATTGAATGATTTTGGTTCTTCGACTTATGATAAGAACTATGCAAGTATTTTTTACGAATACTGGCGTAGTTTTCTGACAATAGATCAGTTGGTAGAAAATCTAGGTAGTGTACAAGCGGTCTTCGATTCTTATCATTTATGGGCAAATACAGATAAAACTCTTCCCTTGTTAAATTGGTTTGTTCAGCAGAAATTAATTGAAAAAGAAATATAAAAACTAAAGGAGAAAACAATGTCTAAAAAATTGACTTTCCACTGCGTCAGTGGCAGAAACCTCCTTACAGTCGGACTGCCCCACGCTCAGCACTAGAGTGTCTGAGCTAGACGCAGTACTAACTCGTCTTGCCTCGTATGATCGACGAGGCAGACTCGTGTCGCAAGTAATTTATATAAAAAGGAGTAAATAATGTCTAAAAAATTGACTTTCCAGGAAATCATCCTTACTTTGCAACAATTTTGGAATGACCAAGGTTGTATGCTTATGCAGGCTTATGATAATGAAAAAGGTGCGGGAACAATGAGTCCTTACACTTTCCTTCGTGCTATCGGACCTGAGCCATGGAATGCAGCTTATGTAGAACCATCACGTCGTCCTGCTGACGGTCGTTATGGGGAAAACCCTAACCGTCTTTACCAACACCACCAATTCCAAGTGGTCATGAAGCCTTCTCCATCAAATATCCAAGAGCTTTACCTTGAGTCTTTGGAAAAATTGGGAATCAATCCTTTGGAACACGATATTCGTTTCGTTGAGGATAACTGGGAAAATCCATCTACTGGTTCAGCTGGTCTTGGTTGGGAAGTTTGGCTTGATGGGATGGAAATTACTCAGTTCACTTATTTCCAACAAGTCGGTGGATTGGCAACTGGCCCTGTGACTGCGGAAGTTACCTATGGTTTGGAGCGTTTGGCTTCTTACATTCAAGAAGTAGACTCTGTCTATGATATCGAGTGGGCGGATGGTGTAAAATACGGAGAGATCTTCATCCAGCCTGAGTACGAGCATTCAAAATATTCATTTGAAATTTCAGATCAAGAAATGTTGCTTGAAAACTTTGATAAGTTTGAAAAAGAGGCCGGTCGCGCCTTGGAAGAAGGATTGGTGCACCCTGCCTATGACTATGTTCTCAAATGTTCACACACCTTTAACCTGCTTGATGCGCGTGGTGCCGTATCCGTAACCGAGCGTGCAGGCTATATCGCTCGTATCCGTAACTTGGCCCGTGTCGTAGCCAAAACCTTTGTCGCAGAGCGCAAACGCCTAGGCTACCCACTTTTAGATGAAGCAACACGAGCTAAACTCCTAGCAGAAGACGCAGAATAAAGAGAGTGACAAATTACGAAAATGGGCGAACAGAGTGAGCCCTGAGCCAGTTGCCGCAGTGATGAAGGTATCCTTAGTGAAACTAAGGATACTAGGCAAAATTGGAGACTTTTGGCTCCAATTTTAGCAATGAAACAACGAAGTTGGTTGCTTGCGTGCCAATCACATAAGGCAAACTGGAAAATAAAAAGATACTTTTCGGAGAAAAAATATGACAAAAAACTTATTAGTAGAACTCGGTCTTGAAGAATTACCAGCCTATGTTGTTACGCCAAGTGAAAAACAACTAGGCGAAAAAATGGCAGCCTTCCTCAAGGAAAATCGTCTGTCTTTTGAAGCCATTCAAACCTTCTCAACACCACGTCGTTTGGCTGTTCGTGTGACTGGTCTTGCAGACAAACAGGCTGATTTGACAGAAGATTTCAAAGGTCCAGCAAAGAAAATTGCCTTGGATAGTGATGGAAACTTCACAAAAGCAGCTCAAGGATTTGTCCGCGGGAAAGGCTTGACGGTTGAAGATATTGAATTCCGTGAAATCAAGGGTGAAGAATATGTCTATGTCACCAAGGAAGAAGTTGGTCAAGCAGTGGAAGACATTGTTCCAGGTGTAGTAGACGTCTTGAAGTCACTGACATTCCCTGTCAGCATGCACTGGGCTAACAACACCTTTGAATACATTCGTCCTGTTCACACTTTAACAGTTCTTTTAGATGAAGAAGAGTTTGATTTGGATTTCCTTGATATTAAGGGAGGTCGTGTGAGTCGTGGTCATCGTTTCTTGGGACAAGAAACTAAGATTCAGTCAGCATTGAGCTATGAAGAAGACCTTCGTAAGCAGTTTGTAATCGCGGATCCTCGTGAACGTGAGCAAATGATTGTTGACCAAATCAAGGCAATCGAAACTGAGCATGGTGTACGTATCGAGATTGATGCTGACTTGCTGAATGAAGTCTTGAACTTGGTTGAATACCCAACTGCCTTCATGGGAAGTTTTGATGCCAAATACCTTGAAGTTCCGGAAGAAGTCTTGGTGACTTCGATGAAAGAACACCAACGGTACTTTGTTGTCCGTGATCAAGATGGCAAGCTCTTGCCAAACTTCATTTCTGTTCGTAATGGAAACGCAGAGTATTTGGAAAATGTCATCAAAGGAAATGAAAAAGTTTTGGTAGCCCGCTTGGAAGACGGAGAATTCTTCTGGCGAGAAGATCAAAAATTGGTTATTTCTGACCTTGTTGAAAAATTAAACAATGTGACCTTCCATGAGAAAATCGGTTCCCTTCGTGAACACATGATTCGTACGGGTCAAATCGCTGTACTTTTGGCAGAAAAAGCAGGCTTGTCAGCGGATGAAACGATTGACCTAGTCCGTGCAGCAGCCATTTACAAGTTTGACTTGTTGACAGGTATGGTTGGCGAATTTGACGAGCTCCAAGGAATTATGGGTGAGAAATATGCCCTTCTTGCTGGGGAAACTCCAGCGGTGGCAGCTGCTATTCGTGAACACTATATGCCCACATCAGCCGAAGGAGAACTTCCGGAGAGCAAGGTCGGTGCAATTCTAGCAATTGCAGACAAATTGGATACGATTTTGAGTTTCTTCTCAGTAGGTTTGATTCCATCAGGTTCTAATGACCCTTATGCCCTTCGTCGCGCGACCCAAGGTGTGGTTCGTATCTTAGACGCCTTTGGTTGGCACATTGCTATGGATGAGCTGATTGATAGTCTTTATGCTTTGAAATTCGACAGCTTGGCTTATGAAAATAAGGCAGAAGTGATGGACTTTATCAAGGCTCGTGTTGATAAGATGATGGGGTCTACTCCAAAAGACATCAAGGAAGCCGTTCTTGCAGGTTCAAACTTTGTTGTGGCGGATATGTTGGAAGCGGCAAGTGCTCTCGTAGAAGCAAGCAAGGAAGAAGACTTCAAACCATCTGTTGAATCGCTTTCTCGTGCCTTTAACTTGGCTGAGAAGGCAGAAGGAGTTACTACAGTTGATTCAGCTCTCTTTGAGAATGAAGAAGAGAAAGCCTTGGCAGAAGCAGTAGAATCACTCGTTTTGTCAGGGACTGCAAGTCAACAATTGAAACAACTCTTTGCGCTTAGCCCAGTCATTGATGCATTCTTTGAAAATACTATGGTTATGGCCGAAGATCAGGCTGTCCGTCAAAATCGTTTGGCTATCTTGTCTCATTTAACTCAAAAAGCAGCTAAACTTGCACGTTTTAACCAAATCAATACCAAATAAAATCTGTTAAACGGATTAAATCTTATCATAAAGGAGAGAAACATGGATCCTAAAAAAATTGATCGTATTAACGAGCTTGCCAAAAAGAAAAAAACAGAAGGCTTGACCCCAGAAGAAAAAGTAGAACAAGCCAAACTACGTGAGGAGTACATCGAAGGGTACCGTCGCACTGTTCGTCACCACATTGAGGGAATCAAAATTGTGGACGAAGAAGGGAACGATGTTACACCAGAAAAACTACGCCAAGCCCAACGTGAAAAAGGGTTACATGGCCGTAGTCTTGATGACCCAAATTCATAATCAGTATTCTTTCTTTTAACAAGGATAGATGAAATAATAACCAAAAGACTAGCAGACACAAACTGCTAGTCTTTTGTCACTAAAAAAGGAACCATAAAGGTTCCTAAAAACTATCATTAGTAACTTGCACCGGCTGTAGCGTCTGCGCCACCACCGTGGCCTCCAGCATCACCTGCATCAGAAGCTCCAGATGTGGCATCTGCACTGCCATGTCCTCCAGCAGGAGCTGCAGCATTTCCACCAACTAGACGTTGACCAGTCGTATTGAGGTACCAGTCAAGCCATGGTTGGAAATTAAAGATAATCTCATTGATTCCAGCATATGAACCATCTGGATAGTACATTGCTTGGTAATTATGGGTATTAATAACGCCTTCTGGTGTTCCTGGCACAATTGTACGGACATATTCTTGATCTCCATTACGCAATACGCCGACAACCCATTCAACATTCTTCATTCTAGAATCTGGCAATGAACCGTGTACAGTTCCTAAACGGTTTCCTGATTGAGCACGTACACGTTTACCAAACATTGTATTTGGATCTTGGTGGGCGTTATTAAAGTACAAGAATTGGTTATTATCATCCGCATATGTCAACTCAAATGGCATTGCTTTCAAGAACATGTCAATTTGGTTAACTGTCAAGATACCATGGTCTAATTTAACGTAAGTATCTCCAGAAACAGCTCCAACAAGCTCAGCTGCTTTTTCTACCCATTCAGGATCATCAGGGTCAACTCCTTGAATGGTAGTTGCGATTGGATTTGTACAATATAAATCTTCTGGTGCGATTGGTTTTGGTTTTTTCAATTTTGAAACGACTCCCACATATTTTACAAAGTTGTCTAAACATGTTTCAAGGAAATTAATAGTTCCTTCATTTGTGATATTGCCCTCTGCGTCAAATGCTTCTTTGGCTTTACCAAGAAGGAATTCGTTACCTGGAAGCGTATAGGCATTGACACCTGGAGCGTCAAGAATCTTACGAAGGTGAACTTGGGCACGAGAAGTACCTTGGTCGTAGTAAGAAGCACCCACAATCATGACTGGTTTGTTTTCAAATGGATGAACTTCATATGAAAGCCATTCAAGAACAGATTTAAGAGAAGCTGAGATTGTGTGGTTGTGCTCAGGAGTAGCAATAATGACACCATCAGCACGCGTAATTCTGTTATACAAGAGACGCAATTGGAAGCTTTCATCCCATTTTTCGTCTTGGTTAAACATTGGAACTTCGTCAATTTCAAGAACTTCTAATTCAAATTTGAGTTTGAAGTGACGACGGATGAATTCCAAGAGTTTACGGTTATATGATTGATCGTAGTTTGATCCTACAAGTCCAACAAATTTCATTCTTTTTGGTCTCCTATCTTACAAATTTTCCCAGTCAAAGTCTTCAGCATCTTTGCGAAGTAAGGCTTGTGCGTTGCGCAATTTTTCTGTGATTTTTACAAAGATACGGAAGTCGTCAAAAGTGGCATCCAATTTTTTAATAACATCAAGATCCACTAGGTCTCCACTTGGGTTAAAAGCTTGAAGAGAATGTGAAAGCAAGAATTCATCTGGAAGGACACTTGCTTTGATTTCTGGAGCATTCAAGATTTGGCGAAGTTGCATTTGAGCACGTGATGAACCGAGTGTACCGTAAGAAGCACCTGTAATCATGATTGGTTTGTTCAAGAGTGGGTAAATACCATAAGACAACCAAGCAAGAGCGCTCATCAAAACAGCTGGGATAGAGTGGTCGTACTCAGGAGTACCGATAATAACGCCATCTGCCTCTTCGATTTTAGCAGCAAT encodes the following:
- a CDS encoding DUF6088 family protein encodes the protein MNYKQEIVNRIENFESNQVFIANDFFDIAGYETVRSTLNRLVKDKKVTRILKGIYYKPKYIELIGEYAMASVDEVADAIARKYNWTIAPSGNTALNLLGLSTQVPAKWTYISDGRYASFNVGKARIEFKHRNNGDISNMSTLTAMVIQSVKAMGKENITSQQIDYLRKKLSEEEKSTLLAEGKTTSVWVYSIIKKISEV
- the pgdA gene encoding peptidoglycan-N-acetylglucosamine deacetylase PgdA, which codes for MNKSRLGRGRHGKKRHVLLALIGILAISICLLGGFIAFKMYQQKSFEQKIESLKKEKDDQLSEGNQKEHFRKGQAEVIAYYPLQGEQVISSAKELINKDIKDKLESKDTLVFYYTEQEESGLKGVVNRNVTKQIYDLVDFKVEETEKTSLGKVHLTEDGQPFTLDQLFSDASKAKEQLIKEITSFIEDKKIEQNQSDQIVKSFSDQDLSAWNFDYKDSQIILYPSPAVENLEEIALPVSAFFDVIQSSYLLEKDAALYQSYFDKKHQKVVALTFDDGPNPATTPQALETLAKYGVKATFFVLGKNVSGNEDLVKRIKSEGHVVGNHSWSHPILSQLSLDEAKKQITDTEDVLTKVLGSSSKLMRPPYGAITDDIRNSLDLSFIMWDVDSLDWKSKNEAAILTEIQHQVANGSIVLMHDIHSPTVNALPRVIEYLKNQGYTFVTIPEMLNTRLKPHELYYSRDE
- a CDS encoding aldo/keto reductase, which codes for MNTYQLNNGVEIPVLGFGTFKAKDGEEAYRAVLEALKAGYRHIDTAAIYQNEESVGQAIKDSGVPREELFVTTKLWNSQQTYEQACQAFEESLEKLGLDYLDLYLIHWPNPKPLRENDQWKIRNAEVWRAMEDLHQEGKIRAIGVSNFLPHHLDALLETAKILPAVNQVRLAPGVYQEEVVAYCREKGILLEAWGPFGQGELFDSKQVQEIAANHGKSVAQIALAWSLAEGFLPLPKSVTASRIQANLDYFGIELSQEERETLKTIAVQSGAPRVDDMDF
- a CDS encoding elongation factor Tu, whose amino-acid sequence is MENLYLVKDDSQLAAFRDFVVRNTEKLKDYQSFLKNELAVCDLPQAVIWSSFNAATQIIRESAVPAYTNNRRMVMTPDLAVWKELYLYQLLNYECSQQTQAIESHYHSLSENFLLQIVGHELAHWSEHFLDDFDGYDSYIWFEEGMVEYISRKYFLTEEEFQAEKICNQSLVELFQKKYGWHSLNDFGSSTYDKNYASIFYEYWRSFLTIDQLVENLGSVQAVFDSYHLWANTDKTLPLLNWFVQQKLIEKEI
- the glyQ gene encoding glycine--tRNA ligase subunit alpha; this encodes MSKKLTFQEIILTLQQFWNDQGCMLMQAYDNEKGAGTMSPYTFLRAIGPEPWNAAYVEPSRRPADGRYGENPNRLYQHHQFQVVMKPSPSNIQELYLESLEKLGINPLEHDIRFVEDNWENPSTGSAGLGWEVWLDGMEITQFTYFQQVGGLATGPVTAEVTYGLERLASYIQEVDSVYDIEWADGVKYGEIFIQPEYEHSKYSFEISDQEMLLENFDKFEKEAGRALEEGLVHPAYDYVLKCSHTFNLLDARGAVSVTERAGYIARIRNLARVVAKTFVAERKRLGYPLLDEATRAKLLAEDAE
- the glyS gene encoding glycine--tRNA ligase subunit beta — its product is MTKNLLVELGLEELPAYVVTPSEKQLGEKMAAFLKENRLSFEAIQTFSTPRRLAVRVTGLADKQADLTEDFKGPAKKIALDSDGNFTKAAQGFVRGKGLTVEDIEFREIKGEEYVYVTKEEVGQAVEDIVPGVVDVLKSLTFPVSMHWANNTFEYIRPVHTLTVLLDEEEFDLDFLDIKGGRVSRGHRFLGQETKIQSALSYEEDLRKQFVIADPREREQMIVDQIKAIETEHGVRIEIDADLLNEVLNLVEYPTAFMGSFDAKYLEVPEEVLVTSMKEHQRYFVVRDQDGKLLPNFISVRNGNAEYLENVIKGNEKVLVARLEDGEFFWREDQKLVISDLVEKLNNVTFHEKIGSLREHMIRTGQIAVLLAEKAGLSADETIDLVRAAAIYKFDLLTGMVGEFDELQGIMGEKYALLAGETPAVAAAIREHYMPTSAEGELPESKVGAILAIADKLDTILSFFSVGLIPSGSNDPYALRRATQGVVRILDAFGWHIAMDELIDSLYALKFDSLAYENKAEVMDFIKARVDKMMGSTPKDIKEAVLAGSNFVVADMLEAASALVEASKEEDFKPSVESLSRAFNLAEKAEGVTTVDSALFENEEEKALAEAVESLVLSGTASQQLKQLFALSPVIDAFFENTMVMAEDQAVRQNRLAILSHLTQKAAKLARFNQINTK
- a CDS encoding DUF896 family protein, translated to MDPKKIDRINELAKKKKTEGLTPEEKVEQAKLREEYIEGYRRTVRHHIEGIKIVDEEGNDVTPEKLRQAQREKGLHGRSLDDPNS
- a CDS encoding NAD(P)H-dependent oxidoreductase, producing the protein MKFVGLVGSNYDQSYNRKLLEFIRRHFKLKFELEVLEIDEVPMFNQDEKWDESFQLRLLYNRITRADGVIIATPEHNHTISASLKSVLEWLSYEVHPFENKPVMIVGASYYDQGTSRAQVHLRKILDAPGVNAYTLPGNEFLLGKAKEAFDAEGNITNEGTINFLETCLDNFVKYVGVVSKLKKPKPIAPEDLYCTNPIATTIQGVDPDDPEWVEKAAELVGAVSGDTYVKLDHGILTVNQIDMFLKAMPFELTYADDNNQFLYFNNAHQDPNTMFGKRVRAQSGNRLGTVHGSLPDSRMKNVEWVVGVLRNGDQEYVRTIVPGTPEGVINTHNYQAMYYPDGSYAGINEIIFNFQPWLDWYLNTTGQRLVGGNAAAPAGGHGSADATSGASDAGDAGGHGGGADATAGASY
- a CDS encoding NADPH-dependent FMN reductase, producing MLKLIAIVGTNSKRSTNRQLLQYMQKHFAEKAEIELVEIKDIPVFNKPADKQVPAEILEIAAKIEEADGVIIGTPEYDHSIPAVLMSALAWLSYGIYPLLNKPIMITGASYGTLGSSRAQMQLRQILNAPEIKASVLPDEFLLSHSLQAFNPSGDLVDLDVIKKLDATFDDFRIFVKITEKLRNAQALLRKDAEDFDWENL